The following are encoded together in the Halopseudomonas salegens genome:
- the coaE gene encoding dephospho-CoA kinase (Dephospho-CoA kinase (CoaE) performs the final step in coenzyme A biosynthesis.), whose amino-acid sequence MTETHPALPFIIGLTGGIGSGKSAAADRFAQAHGIHVVDADHKSRVVVEPGRPALHRIVDRFGQHVLDNSGALNRAELRRLVFADPAERKWLEQLLHPLIRDEIAADLAASKSAYALLVSPLLVESTQRNLVRRILVIDAPEAIQISRTMQRDQVPEAQVKAIMQAQAEREERLRHAHDVIVNDRDLAALHAQVDTLHRHYLTLAQGAST is encoded by the coding sequence ATGACAGAAACACACCCAGCATTGCCCTTCATTATTGGTCTCACTGGCGGCATTGGTAGCGGCAAAAGTGCAGCGGCTGACCGTTTTGCCCAAGCGCACGGAATCCATGTCGTCGATGCCGATCACAAATCCCGTGTTGTCGTAGAGCCCGGTCGACCGGCATTGCACCGAATTGTCGATCGCTTTGGTCAACATGTTCTGGACAACTCAGGTGCGTTGAATCGTGCAGAGTTACGTCGCCTCGTCTTTGCAGACCCGGCGGAGCGTAAATGGCTTGAGCAGCTCCTGCACCCGCTGATCAGAGATGAGATTGCAGCCGATCTGGCTGCCAGCAAGTCAGCCTATGCATTGCTGGTATCTCCTTTGTTGGTGGAGTCGACGCAACGCAATCTGGTCCGACGAATTCTGGTTATTGATGCCCCGGAGGCCATTCAGATCAGTCGCACGATGCAGCGCGACCAAGTGCCGGAAGCCCAGGTCAAGGCCATCATGCAGGCTCAGGCAGAACGAGAGGAGCGCCTGCGCCATGCGCATGACGTCATCGTGAACGACCGTGACCTTGCTGCCCTGCATGCACAGGTGGATACACTGCACAGGCATTACCTTACCCTCGCACAAGGAGCCAGCACATGA
- a CDS encoding HDOD domain-containing protein, producing the protein MTDLAQRVQDELLELLKKDQLVLPTLPEVALRVREAAEDPDVSIPHLVKEISTDAALSARLIKVVNSPLLRTRNEITDLSMAVSRLGITYTANLATGLAMQQMFQATSELIDQKMRAVWNRSIEVAGISHVLCRHYTKLKPDQATLAGLVHQIGVLPILSYAEEHDELLADPQTLDSIIDSIHATIGDRILEAWDFPAPLRHIPTLHLDFYRSAPEIDYADIVQVALLQSLSGSDHPLASMDWSEVPAFAKLGLETDQEEEDEDLSAEMEAAMKLLG; encoded by the coding sequence ATGACTGACCTGGCCCAACGCGTGCAAGATGAGCTGCTGGAACTGTTGAAAAAGGACCAACTGGTTCTACCCACTCTGCCGGAAGTGGCTCTGCGTGTGCGTGAGGCAGCAGAAGACCCTGATGTCAGCATTCCCCACCTGGTCAAGGAAATCAGTACCGACGCAGCCTTGAGCGCGCGCCTGATCAAGGTGGTCAACAGCCCCCTGCTCCGGACCCGCAACGAGATCACTGATCTGAGTATGGCGGTCAGCCGGCTCGGTATCACCTACACCGCCAACCTGGCCACAGGCTTGGCCATGCAACAGATGTTTCAGGCCACGTCTGAATTGATTGACCAGAAAATGCGTGCGGTCTGGAATCGCAGCATCGAAGTTGCCGGAATCAGCCATGTGCTGTGTCGCCATTACACCAAGCTAAAACCTGACCAGGCAACCCTCGCCGGCCTGGTACACCAGATCGGCGTGCTGCCGATTCTCAGCTATGCCGAAGAACACGACGAGCTGCTCGCCGACCCACAGACCCTGGACAGCATCATTGACAGCATCCACGCCACTATTGGCGACCGGATTCTCGAAGCCTGGGACTTCCCTGCGCCGCTGCGCCACATTCCCACCCTGCACCTGGATTTCTATCGCAGCGCACCCGAGATTGATTACGCTGATATCGTACAGGTTGCCCTGCTGCAAAGCCTGTCAGGCAGCGACCACCCGCTGGCCAGCATGGACTGGAGCGAGGTTCCGGCCTTTGCCAAACTGGGTCTGGAAACCGACCAGGAAGAAGAGGACGAGGATTTGTCCGCCGAGATGGAAGCAGCGATGAAGCTGCTTGGCTGA
- the ygfZ gene encoding CAF17-like 4Fe-4S cluster assembly/insertion protein YgfZ produces the protein MSDEIENSPALHSRLTCTDELALPATAVSLLAREAVLQVKGPDSERFMQGQLTCDVKQLPARLSTLGARCNPKGRMQSSFRLLHDSADGYLLSLDKALVPAQLADLNKYAAFFKAEINDVSADWLRLALWGDQITPALAALNLAWPEADNEISRQSGGLVIRLAAAAAELWLPRDHAADQINCLLEHAEPAHLNQWLLYQVRAGVGWVSGPTFEHFIPQMLNLQALGGVSFKKGCYTGQEIVARMQYLGKLKRRMFRLLLTGTHCPPPAAEIVDRSSGRSVGEVVMAARSEKMVEILAVVQTDAAQSGELSLADCDGPLLTLADLPYKLESEARPA, from the coding sequence ATGAGCGACGAGATTGAAAACAGCCCCGCCCTGCACAGCCGCCTGACCTGCACTGATGAGCTTGCCCTGCCGGCCACCGCTGTCAGCCTGCTTGCCCGTGAAGCCGTGTTACAGGTAAAAGGCCCGGACAGCGAACGCTTCATGCAAGGCCAATTGACCTGCGACGTCAAACAACTGCCCGCCCGATTGAGCACCCTTGGTGCTCGCTGCAACCCCAAAGGCCGCATGCAATCCAGCTTCCGCCTGCTCCACGATAGCGCCGATGGCTATCTGCTCAGCCTGGACAAGGCGCTGGTTCCGGCGCAACTGGCCGACCTGAACAAGTATGCCGCTTTTTTCAAGGCCGAGATCAATGATGTCAGTGCTGACTGGTTACGCCTGGCTCTTTGGGGTGACCAGATCACGCCAGCACTGGCAGCGCTGAACCTTGCCTGGCCAGAGGCCGACAATGAGATCAGCCGCCAGTCTGGCGGGTTGGTCATTCGACTGGCGGCAGCGGCTGCCGAGCTCTGGTTGCCCCGCGATCACGCCGCAGATCAAATCAACTGCCTGCTCGAGCACGCCGAACCTGCCCACCTGAACCAGTGGTTGCTGTACCAGGTACGCGCCGGTGTGGGCTGGGTCAGCGGGCCGACATTTGAACACTTCATCCCGCAAATGCTCAACCTTCAGGCCCTGGGTGGAGTCAGTTTCAAAAAGGGCTGTTATACCGGCCAGGAAATCGTTGCCCGCATGCAGTATCTGGGCAAGCTCAAACGGCGCATGTTCCGGCTTTTACTGACCGGAACGCATTGCCCGCCCCCTGCAGCCGAGATTGTCGATCGTAGTTCAGGGCGCAGCGTTGGCGAGGTGGTTATGGCTGCACGCAGTGAGAAAATGGTGGAAATACTGGCAGTAGTGCAAACAGATGCGGCACAATCAGGGGAATTGAGTCTGGCTGATTGCGACGGGCCACTGCTGACCCTGGCTGATCTGCCGTACAAACTGGAAAGTGAAGCCCGCCCGGCCTGA
- a CDS encoding FAD assembly factor SdhE — translation MSADDIELKRLFWHSRRGMLELDVLLVPFLQEAYSALAKEDQARYRQLLECEDQDMFGWFMQRSEPEDPDLKRIVRIILDRVQPD, via the coding sequence ATGTCGGCTGATGATATTGAACTGAAGCGATTGTTTTGGCACAGCCGGCGCGGCATGCTTGAGCTGGATGTCTTGCTGGTGCCTTTCCTGCAAGAAGCTTATTCAGCCCTGGCTAAAGAGGATCAGGCCCGTTACCGTCAACTGTTGGAGTGTGAGGATCAGGACATGTTTGGCTGGTTCATGCAAAGGTCCGAGCCGGAAGATCCAGATCTCAAACGCATTGTCAGGATAATACTCGATCGTGTCCAACCCGACTGA